A single genomic interval of Aedes aegypti strain LVP_AGWG chromosome 1, AaegL5.0 Primary Assembly, whole genome shotgun sequence harbors:
- the LOC5576918 gene encoding uncharacterized protein LOC5576918, translating to MSSWHRPSGIEWPRVWIRFQARDVDSDRMVEYRVQDLPEDRVRDAIDHMKTHFLRDEPMCGSVGLYKDPDALEEFDQLWQDVARQRVAVVCFREGSDEIVGLNMLTVVSKADSKDLKFKSSALQTVCDSYIGLLKQANIFEKYGIENYLSAWGLSVSPKYRGRGVGTELLRARIPMCRAMGLTVTVTLFSNPGSQIPAAKVGFYDEIVVTYKELEEQGYHFPGVPYELNKLMTMVVE from the exons ATGAGTTCGTGGCATCGACCTTCAGGGATCGAGTGGCCCCGTGTTTGGATTCGCTTTCAGGCCCGCGATGTGGACAGCGATCGGATGGTCGAATACCGGGTGCAGGATCTACCGGAGGACCGAGTTCGGGATGCGATCGATCATATGAAGACGCACTTTCTGCGAGACGAACCGATGTGTGGCAGTGTGGGGTTGTACAAAGATCCGGATGCTTTGGAGGAGTTTGATCAGCTGTGGCAGGACGTTGCCCGGCAGCGGGTGGCCGTGGTGTGCTTTCGGGAAGGATCCGATGAGATTGTTGGCTTGAACATGCTGACGGTGGTTTCGAAGGCCGATTCCAAGGATTTGAAG TTCAAAAGCTCTGCCCTTCAAACGGTGTGTGATTCGTACATCGGTTTGCTGAAACAGGCCAACATCTTCGAGAAGTATGGCATCGAAAACTACCTGTCGGCGTGGGGTCTTTCCGTATCGCCGAAGTATCGTGGTCGGGGTGTTGGAACGGAACTTCTCCGGGCGAGAATTCCGATGTGTAGAGCCATGGGACTTACGGTGACGGTGACGCTGTTCTCCAATCCTGGGTCGCAAATTCCCGCCGCTAAAGTTGGATTCTACGATGAGATTGTGGTGACCTATAAGGAGCTGGAGGAGCAAGGCTACCATTTTCCGGGAGTGCCGTACGAGTTGA